In Fusobacterium perfoetens, one genomic interval encodes:
- a CDS encoding GntR family transcriptional regulator: MGNYVNLKEKAYSIIKDKIINLEFSPGEYLEEKKLGDLLEISRTPVREALSRLENELWVTNMPRKGIFVTEVDENMVNAIFEVRIHFEPAVLELAFANLSSVKLQLFKSRFEEYESWNQSERDKLDNDFHLYIFNSVDNVFVKNMLNTTFEHLVRIRKLSFDKKSKERIEESNREHIETINYILAGEKEKAVKAFRNHIENSYKYYLGILF, translated from the coding sequence ATGGGGAATTATGTTAATTTAAAAGAAAAAGCTTACAGTATTATAAAAGATAAAATTATAAATCTTGAGTTTTCTCCCGGAGAATACTTAGAAGAAAAAAAGTTAGGAGATCTTTTAGAAATAAGTAGAACTCCTGTAAGAGAGGCTCTATCAAGACTTGAGAATGAGCTTTGGGTTACAAATATGCCACGTAAAGGAATCTTTGTAACTGAGGTAGATGAGAATATGGTCAATGCTATTTTTGAAGTGAGGATCCACTTTGAACCAGCTGTCCTAGAACTTGCATTTGCTAACCTTTCATCTGTTAAATTACAACTTTTCAAAAGTAGATTTGAAGAGTATGAGAGTTGGAATCAATCTGAAAGAGATAAACTTGATAACGATTTCCATCTTTATATTTTTAATTCTGTTGACAATGTTTTTGTTAAAAATATGCTAAACACTACTTTTGAACATCTAGTGAGAATTAGAAAGCTTTCTTTTGATAAAAAAAGCAAAGAGAGAATAGAGGAATCTAATAGGGAGCATATTGAAACTATCAATTATATCTTGGCTGGGGAAAAGGAAAAAGCAGTAAAGGCTTTTAGAAATCATATAGAAAATTCTTACAAATACTATTTAGGAATACTTTTTTAA
- a CDS encoding Mrp/NBP35 family ATP-binding protein, whose translation MVNKEMSELDLRVKKNMEQVKHKIVVMSGKGGVGKSTMSTNIAYGLALKGYTVGILDADIHGPNVALMLGKEGYKAATFKPLELLDGKLKVVSLSFFLGSSDDPIIWRGPAKIGAIHQFLGDVQWGELDYLVVDLPPGTGDEPLTIAQSIGKADGSVIVTTPQDVSILDSRKSIKFSKLINLPILGIVENMSGFVCPHCGERIDIFKTGGGEKAANDLGVDFLGKVPMNPAIVTAGDSGNPYIGSGEKNAAHDALEEIVAKLIAKTQNK comes from the coding sequence ATGGTTAACAAAGAAATGAGTGAACTTGACCTAAGAGTTAAAAAAAATATGGAACAAGTTAAACATAAAATCGTTGTTATGAGTGGAAAAGGTGGAGTTGGAAAATCTACTATGTCTACAAATATCGCTTACGGTCTAGCTCTAAAAGGTTACACAGTAGGGATTTTAGATGCTGATATTCACGGACCAAATGTTGCACTTATGTTAGGAAAAGAAGGATATAAAGCAGCTACTTTCAAACCATTAGAATTATTAGATGGAAAATTAAAAGTAGTTTCTCTAAGTTTCTTCTTAGGTTCTTCTGATGACCCTATTATCTGGAGAGGACCTGCAAAAATAGGAGCAATACACCAATTTTTAGGAGATGTTCAATGGGGAGAACTTGACTACCTTGTAGTTGACTTACCACCTGGAACAGGAGATGAACCTTTAACAATTGCTCAATCTATTGGAAAAGCTGATGGAAGTGTTATTGTTACTACTCCTCAAGATGTATCTATTCTTGACTCAAGAAAATCTATTAAATTCTCAAAACTTATCAACTTACCAATCCTTGGTATAGTAGAAAATATGAGTGGATTTGTATGCCCACACTGTGGAGAAAGAATCGACATATTTAAAACTGGTGGAGGAGAAAAAGCTGCTAATGATTTAGGTGTAGATTTCTTAGGAAAAGTTCCTATGAACCCTGCTATCGTTACTGCTGGTGACTCTGGAAATCCTTATATCGGTTCTGGTGAAAAAAATGCCGCTCACGACGCTTTAGAAGAAATAGTTGCTAAATTAATAGCAAAAACTCAAAACAAATAG
- a CDS encoding AbrB/MazE/SpoVT family DNA-binding domain-containing protein, protein MALTTSICKWGNGQGIRIPKNILDVLGWNESEKVEIIVEDNSVKIKKVSAKERKNIKELFKNYDGVYTKETIDWGEPVGKEIW, encoded by the coding sequence ATGGCATTAACTACTTCAATTTGTAAATGGGGTAATGGTCAAGGAATTAGAATACCAAAAAATATTTTAGATGTTTTAGGGTGGAATGAGTCTGAAAAAGTGGAGATTATAGTTGAAGATAATTCTGTAAAAATAAAAAAAGTGTCTGCTAAAGAGAGAAAAAATATAAAAGAATTATTTAAAAATTACGACGGAGTTTATACAAAAGAAACTATTGATTGGGGAGAGCCAGTAGGTAAAGAGATATGGTAA
- a CDS encoding type II toxin-antitoxin system PemK/MazF family toxin — protein MVKQGDIIKVNLNPQAGHEQAGYRPAVVVSNDTFNKMARLVILCPITNTKNNFPLHIPLDERTKTTGTVLCEHIRAIDLEARPHIFIEKIPDDILENIIDVVFAEIEKE, from the coding sequence ATGGTAAAACAAGGGGATATTATAAAAGTCAATCTTAATCCACAAGCAGGACATGAACAGGCAGGCTATAGACCAGCTGTGGTTGTAAGTAATGATACTTTCAACAAAATGGCAAGATTAGTAATACTTTGCCCAATAACAAATACTAAAAATAATTTTCCACTTCATATTCCTCTAGATGAAAGAACTAAAACTACTGGGACTGTTTTATGTGAACATATAAGAGCAATTGACTTAGAGGCAAGACCTCATATTTTTATAGAAAAAATTCCAGATGATATACTAGAGAATATTATTGATGTTGTATTTGCTGAAATAGAAAAAGAATAA
- a CDS encoding Na+/H+ antiporter NhaC family protein, protein MSQEKSSFRGLVPFLVFILVYLGTGCYLQFKGTEMAFYQLPSPVAIFVGIIVAFLIFKGSFNEKFDSFLKGCGNEDILIMCIVYLLAGAFAQVASAMGGVDSAVNFGLTFIPPQYIAAGIFIIAGFISTATGTSVGAIVSLGPIGVGLAEKSGVSLGLVLAALIGGAIFGDNLSVISDTTIAATRTQGVEMRDKFRVNLMVAAPAAIITIILLVVFGKPATIIPPEVYDYSFIKILPYILVLGLSLAGINVFLVLTVGVLSAGAIGLCVVPDFTLLGFSSNIYKGFEKMIEIFLLSLLTGGLAEMVKRAGGINWLISKIQTMIKGKKSALIGIGTLVGLIDMAVANNTVAIIINGPIAKNISNKFKVDPKKTATILDIFSCVAQGIIPYGAQMLILIGFANGAVTFFDVLPYLWYQGLLFVLAIISIFVPFADYYINKYPWNFEENKIDK, encoded by the coding sequence ATGTCTCAAGAGAAAAGTAGTTTTAGAGGACTTGTGCCTTTTTTAGTTTTTATTTTAGTTTATTTAGGTACTGGGTGTTATCTTCAATTTAAAGGAACTGAGATGGCATTTTATCAACTACCATCACCAGTTGCAATATTTGTAGGTATCATAGTGGCTTTTTTAATTTTTAAAGGAAGTTTTAATGAAAAATTTGATAGTTTTTTAAAAGGTTGCGGAAATGAAGATATTCTTATAATGTGTATAGTTTATCTTTTGGCTGGAGCTTTTGCTCAAGTTGCCTCTGCTATGGGTGGTGTTGATTCTGCTGTTAATTTTGGACTTACATTTATTCCGCCTCAATATATAGCCGCTGGGATTTTTATCATTGCTGGATTTATCTCTACAGCCACAGGAACATCTGTTGGAGCTATCGTGTCACTTGGTCCTATAGGAGTTGGACTTGCTGAAAAATCTGGAGTATCACTTGGACTTGTTCTTGCTGCTCTTATTGGTGGAGCTATATTTGGTGACAATCTTTCTGTTATATCTGATACAACTATCGCTGCTACTCGTACTCAAGGGGTTGAGATGAGGGACAAATTTAGAGTAAATCTTATGGTGGCTGCTCCTGCTGCTATTATCACTATTATATTATTAGTAGTTTTTGGAAAACCTGCAACAATTATTCCACCAGAAGTTTATGATTATTCTTTTATAAAAATACTACCTTATATATTAGTTCTTGGACTTTCACTAGCTGGTATAAATGTATTTTTAGTTTTAACTGTTGGAGTATTAAGTGCTGGAGCTATTGGACTTTGTGTAGTTCCTGATTTTACACTACTTGGATTTTCTAGCAATATCTACAAAGGATTTGAAAAAATGATAGAGATTTTCTTGTTATCACTTCTTACTGGTGGACTTGCTGAAATGGTAAAAAGAGCTGGAGGTATCAACTGGCTTATCTCTAAAATCCAAACTATGATAAAAGGAAAAAAATCTGCTCTTATCGGTATTGGAACTTTAGTAGGTCTTATAGATATGGCTGTTGCAAATAATACTGTGGCTATAATTATAAATGGACCAATCGCTAAAAATATAAGTAATAAATTCAAGGTTGACCCAAAAAAAACTGCAACTATTTTGGATATATTCTCTTGTGTTGCTCAAGGAATTATCCCTTATGGAGCTCAAATGTTAATTCTTATAGGTTTCGCAAATGGTGCTGTTACATTCTTTGATGTATTACCATATTTATGGTATCAAGGACTTTTATTTGTTCTTGCTATAATTTCTATATTTGTACCTTTTGCTGATTATTATATAAATAAATATCCTTGGAATTTTGAAGAAAACAAAATAGATAAATAA
- the prfA gene encoding peptide chain release factor 1, which translates to MFGKLDEVVKRHEELTALLGTIEVASDTKKMIEYNKALNEITPIVEKYNEYKSYKEDLDFIKENIKSEKDHEMKAMMQEEMAEIEEKLPDLENELRILLLPKDPNDNRNVIIEIRGGAGGDEAALFAGDLYRMYTRYAERKRWKIDVIEFQEIGVGGVKEVVFSISGQGAYSKLKYESGVHRVQRVPETEAAGRVHTSTATVAVLPEVDEVEQIQSINPSELKIDTYRSGGAGGQHVNMTDSAVRITHLPTGIVVQCQDERSQLKNREKAMKHLLSKLYEMECEKQRSQVESERKLQVGSGARSEKIRTYNFPQGRITDHRIKYTVYQLEAFLDGDLEEMIDALTTFDQAEKLKNIAG; encoded by the coding sequence ATGTTTGGAAAATTAGACGAAGTTGTAAAAAGACACGAAGAATTAACTGCATTATTAGGTACTATTGAAGTTGCTAGTGATACAAAAAAAATGATTGAATATAACAAAGCATTAAACGAAATAACTCCAATAGTTGAAAAATATAATGAGTACAAATCATATAAAGAAGATTTAGATTTTATAAAAGAAAATATCAAGTCTGAAAAAGATCACGAAATGAAAGCTATGATGCAAGAAGAGATGGCAGAAATTGAAGAAAAATTACCTGACCTTGAAAATGAATTAAGAATATTACTTCTTCCAAAAGACCCTAACGATAATAGAAACGTTATCATAGAAATAAGAGGAGGAGCTGGAGGAGACGAGGCTGCTCTATTTGCTGGGGACTTATATAGAATGTACACAAGATACGCTGAAAGAAAAAGATGGAAAATAGACGTTATCGAATTCCAAGAAATCGGTGTTGGAGGAGTAAAAGAGGTTGTATTCTCAATCAGTGGACAAGGAGCTTACTCAAAATTAAAATATGAATCTGGAGTTCACAGAGTACAAAGAGTTCCTGAAACAGAGGCTGCAGGAAGAGTTCATACATCAACAGCAACTGTTGCAGTTTTACCAGAAGTTGATGAAGTAGAACAAATTCAATCAATCAACCCATCTGAATTAAAAATTGATACGTATAGATCTGGAGGAGCAGGGGGACAACACGTTAATATGACTGACTCTGCTGTTAGAATTACTCACTTACCTACAGGAATCGTAGTTCAATGTCAAGATGAAAGATCTCAATTAAAAAATAGAGAAAAAGCTATGAAACACTTACTTTCAAAATTATATGAGATGGAATGTGAAAAACAAAGATCTCAAGTTGAAAGCGAAAGAAAACTTCAAGTAGGAAGTGGAGCTAGATCTGAAAAAATAAGAACATACAACTTCCCTCAAGGAAGAATTACAGACCACAGAATAAAATATACTGTTTATCAATTAGAGGCATTCTTAGACGGAGATTTAGAAGAGATGATAGATGCCTTAACAACATTTGACCAAGCTGAAAAATTAAAAAATATTGCGGGGTAG
- the prmC gene encoding peptide chain release factor N(5)-glutamine methyltransferase, whose protein sequence is MRLLEIINFSKEYLEKYSFSKSRVESEKLIAYVLHMDRINLYSNFEMELTESEKKEIKTFLKEMARKRKGFEEILKEKEDTKEIEKPQEDFKSENIEILTKSIQYLKKYGVDNAKLDAEYIFANVLGIKRNALMLNFHDKISEEQKSQIREYIVRRGKKREPLQYILKEWEFYGLPFIVDERVLIPRPDTEILVEECKFLLEGLGNDEPKILDIGTGSGAISISLAKLFPKSKVFGADISKKALEVATQNRELNGASNVTFVVSDVFENILEKDFDLIVSNPPYIPLTEYEELMPEVKNYEPMGALTDKGDGYYFYRKISEEAYDFLKKGGYLAFEVGYNQGEEVSNIMKKIGYEVMGIIKDYGNNQRVVIGRKE, encoded by the coding sequence ATGAGATTATTAGAAATAATAAACTTTTCAAAGGAGTATTTGGAAAAATACTCCTTTTCCAAATCTAGGGTAGAAAGTGAAAAGCTAATAGCTTATGTACTTCATATGGATAGGATAAATCTTTATTCAAACTTTGAGATGGAACTTACAGAGAGCGAAAAAAAAGAGATAAAAACTTTTCTTAAAGAGATGGCTAGAAAGAGAAAAGGTTTTGAGGAAATCTTAAAAGAAAAAGAAGATACAAAAGAGATAGAAAAACCTCAAGAGGATTTTAAAAGCGAAAATATAGAAATTCTTACAAAATCAATTCAATATTTAAAAAAATATGGGGTAGATAACGCAAAGCTTGATGCAGAATATATTTTTGCCAATGTTCTTGGAATTAAAAGAAATGCTTTGATGTTAAATTTTCATGATAAAATTTCTGAGGAACAAAAATCACAAATAAGAGAATATATAGTAAGAAGAGGGAAAAAAAGAGAACCACTTCAATATATTCTTAAAGAGTGGGAGTTCTACGGTTTACCATTTATAGTCGACGAGAGAGTTCTTATTCCTAGACCAGATACAGAGATTTTGGTAGAAGAGTGTAAATTTTTATTAGAGGGGCTAGGAAATGACGAGCCTAAGATTTTAGATATCGGTACAGGAAGTGGAGCTATATCTATTTCTCTTGCAAAACTTTTCCCAAAATCAAAAGTTTTTGGTGCTGATATAAGTAAGAAAGCTTTAGAAGTAGCCACTCAAAATAGAGAACTAAATGGCGCGAGCAACGTAACATTTGTGGTGTCAGATGTATTTGAAAATATATTGGAAAAAGATTTTGATCTTATAGTTTCAAACCCACCATATATTCCACTTACTGAGTACGAGGAGCTTATGCCAGAGGTAAAAAATTATGAGCCTATGGGAGCTTTGACAGATAAAGGTGATGGATATTATTTTTATAGAAAAATATCAGAAGAGGCTTATGATTTTCTAAAAAAAGGTGGATACCTTGCCTTTGAAGTTGGATATAATCAAGGTGAAGAAGTTAGTAACATAATGAAAAAAATCGGTTATGAAGTAATGGGAATTATAAAAGATTATGGAAATAATCAAAGGGTAGTTATCGGTAGAAAGGAGTAA
- the queA gene encoding tRNA preQ1(34) S-adenosylmethionine ribosyltransferase-isomerase QueA, with amino-acid sequence MSTLLKDYEYDLPERLIGQHPREPRDHSRLMVVDKKNQTTEDKHFYDIIDYLKEGDVLVRNSTKVIPARLIGRKETGAVLEIFLLKRQSIDTWECLVGHAKKLKLGQKVYIGENNELVGELLEIKDDGNRIIKFYFEGVFEEVLDKLGEMPLPPYIVEELEDQTRYQTVYAKRGESVAAPTAGLHFTEELLERIKAKGIIIVDIYLEVGLGTFRPVQVEDVLQHKMHTEKFEIPKEACEIINKAKKEGRRIVAVGTTTVRALESAVDKNGNLIEEVADTNIFIYPGYKFKMIDALITNFHLPKSTLLMLVSAFSSREFMLKVYREAVEKEYHFFSFGDAMFIY; translated from the coding sequence ATGTCTACTTTATTAAAAGATTACGAATATGATTTACCAGAAAGATTGATTGGTCAACACCCAAGAGAGCCAAGAGATCATTCAAGACTTATGGTAGTTGATAAAAAAAATCAAACTACAGAGGATAAACATTTTTATGATATAATAGATTATCTAAAAGAGGGAGATGTCTTAGTAAGAAACTCTACTAAAGTTATTCCTGCAAGACTTATCGGAAGAAAAGAAACAGGAGCAGTTTTAGAGATATTTTTATTAAAAAGACAAAGTATAGATACTTGGGAATGTCTAGTAGGACACGCTAAAAAATTAAAACTTGGACAAAAAGTTTATATTGGAGAAAATAACGAACTTGTAGGAGAACTTCTTGAGATAAAAGATGACGGAAATAGAATTATAAAATTTTATTTTGAGGGAGTTTTTGAGGAAGTTTTAGATAAACTTGGAGAAATGCCACTTCCACCATATATAGTTGAGGAGTTAGAAGATCAAACTAGATACCAAACTGTTTATGCAAAAAGAGGAGAATCAGTTGCAGCTCCAACAGCTGGACTTCACTTTACAGAAGAACTTTTAGAAAGAATAAAAGCAAAAGGTATAATAATAGTTGATATATATTTAGAGGTTGGACTTGGAACTTTTAGACCTGTGCAAGTGGAAGATGTATTACAACATAAAATGCATACAGAAAAATTTGAGATACCAAAAGAGGCTTGTGAGATTATAAACAAAGCTAAGAAAGAGGGAAGAAGAATAGTTGCTGTTGGTACTACAACAGTTAGAGCTTTAGAATCAGCTGTTGACAAAAATGGAAATCTTATAGAAGAAGTAGCAGATACAAATATTTTTATCTATCCAGGATATAAATTTAAAATGATAGATGCACTAATTACAAATTTCCATCTTCCAAAATCAACTTTACTTATGCTTGTATCAGCATTTAGTTCAAGAGAGTTTATGCTAAAAGTTTATAGAGAGGCTGTGGAAAAAGAATATCATTTCTTCAGTTTCGGAGATGCAATGTTTATTTATTAA
- the rsmD gene encoding 16S rRNA (guanine(966)-N(2))-methyltransferase RsmD, producing the protein MKIIAGTAKGRKLKSRKGMDTRPTLANVKESLFSIIQNYIEGCRFLDLFSGTGNIALEALSRGAEKAVMIEKDPEALKVIIENINDLGFENKCRAYKNDVIRAVEILGKKKEKFDIIFMDPPYKEELCRKVLKAIRKADILEKNGLIICEHHIFEDLIADEEGFKFTDRRLYSKKAISFYVNEE; encoded by the coding sequence ATGAAAATAATAGCAGGAACTGCTAAAGGGAGAAAATTAAAAAGTAGAAAGGGTATGGACACAAGACCAACTCTTGCTAATGTAAAAGAATCACTTTTTTCTATAATTCAAAATTATATAGAAGGGTGTCGTTTCTTAGATCTTTTTAGTGGAACAGGAAATATCGCTTTAGAGGCTCTAAGTAGAGGGGCAGAAAAAGCTGTAATGATAGAAAAAGACCCTGAGGCTCTTAAGGTAATAATCGAAAATATAAATGATTTAGGTTTTGAAAATAAGTGTAGAGCTTATAAAAATGATGTTATAAGAGCTGTTGAAATACTTGGGAAGAAAAAAGAAAAATTTGATATAATATTTATGGATCCACCATATAAAGAGGAACTTTGTAGAAAAGTTTTAAAAGCCATAAGAAAAGCAGATATTTTAGAAAAAAATGGTTTAATAATCTGTGAACACCATATATTTGAAGACTTAATAGCTGATGAAGAGGGATTTAAGTTTACAGATAGAAGATTATACAGTAAAAAGGCAATATCATTCTATGTTAATGAAGAGTAG
- a CDS encoding Cof-type HAD-IIB family hydrolase: MDRLKKQIDFLIEIDKLKGILRQSLVLDGTRRENDTEHSWHMATSAFILREYYKKDVDMERVIKMVLIHDVVEILAGDTPAYSDYSAEEKYQKEVASAKETFGILPDDQREEYIALWNEFEDMETDESKFANACDRFQGFIQNVTSDAHTWRKFSPKKRRILKRMRPIIEYMPEVYNGYIKDYLQKYIDLGVVEDDFPIKAVVTDMDGTFLATDKSISDENREVVAKVIDKGLEFVVASGRDSVSIKELVKDISGIKYIISLNGARVYKNDEIIYEASIDEDVSYDILSKASEINLEYSATGEKNIYYSQLDLEYKNIINNPNSGLNFICDKEKKNILKDKYQKLVFYNDKEKFKVLRDYVNEKYSDKVNIFDSGDRIMDIVSKETNKGKGLRIVAEDMGIALDEIIAFGDNENDLSMLEEVIYSVAMGNSLDIVKEKVRYVGKTNNESGVAKFLNLFLKLD; the protein is encoded by the coding sequence ATGGATAGATTAAAAAAACAAATAGATTTTTTGATAGAAATTGATAAACTTAAGGGGATACTTCGTCAAAGTCTTGTATTAGACGGAACAAGACGTGAGAATGACACAGAACACTCTTGGCATATGGCAACGTCAGCTTTTATCCTAAGAGAGTATTACAAAAAAGATGTGGATATGGAAAGAGTAATAAAAATGGTACTTATCCACGACGTTGTAGAGATTTTAGCAGGAGATACTCCAGCTTATAGCGACTACTCAGCAGAAGAAAAATATCAAAAAGAAGTGGCTAGTGCAAAAGAAACTTTTGGAATTTTACCAGATGACCAAAGAGAAGAATATATTGCTCTTTGGAATGAGTTTGAGGATATGGAAACAGATGAGTCAAAATTTGCTAATGCTTGTGATAGATTTCAAGGATTTATCCAAAACGTTACAAGTGATGCTCACACTTGGAGAAAATTCAGTCCTAAAAAAAGAAGAATTCTAAAAAGAATGAGACCTATAATAGAATATATGCCAGAAGTTTATAATGGATATATCAAAGACTACTTACAAAAATATATTGACTTAGGTGTTGTAGAAGATGATTTTCCTATAAAAGCTGTGGTTACAGATATGGACGGAACTTTTTTAGCAACAGATAAAAGCATAAGTGATGAAAATAGAGAGGTAGTTGCAAAAGTAATAGACAAAGGTTTAGAATTTGTAGTGGCATCAGGTAGAGATTCTGTAAGCATAAAAGAACTTGTAAAAGATATTTCTGGAATAAAATATATAATCAGTCTAAATGGTGCAAGAGTTTATAAAAATGATGAGATTATATATGAGGCATCTATTGATGAAGACGTATCTTATGATATCCTTTCAAAAGCCAGTGAGATAAATCTTGAGTATAGTGCCACTGGAGAAAAAAATATCTATTATTCACAACTTGATTTAGAATATAAAAATATTATAAATAATCCAAACTCAGGATTAAATTTTATATGTGACAAAGAAAAGAAAAATATATTAAAAGATAAATATCAAAAACTTGTATTCTACAATGATAAAGAAAAATTTAAAGTTTTAAGAGATTATGTAAACGAAAAATATTCAGACAAGGTAAATATATTTGATTCTGGAGATAGAATAATGGATATTGTATCAAAAGAAACAAACAAAGGAAAAGGACTTAGAATAGTGGCTGAGGATATGGGAATAGCCTTAGATGAAATCATAGCTTTTGGAGATAATGAAAATGACCTTTCAATGTTAGAAGAGGTTATCTATTCTGTAGCTATGGGAAATAGTTTGGATATAGTCAAAGAAAAAGTTAGATATGTTGGAAAAACTAATAATGAGAGCGGAGTGGCTAAATTTTTAAATTTATTTTTAAAACTTGATTAG
- the xth gene encoding exodeoxyribonuclease III — protein sequence MKFISWNVNGIRACMTKGFMDFFKEVDADIFCLQETKLQAGQIEMDLEGYHQYWNYAEKKGYSGTAIFTKKEPISVAYGLGIEEHDKEGRVITLEFDDFYFITVYTPNSQTELARLSYRMTWEDDFKKYLKKLEEKKPVIFCGDLNVAHKEIDLKNPKTNRKNAGFTDEERAKFTELVNDGFIDTFRYFYPEMEGIYSWWSYRFKAREKNAGWRIDYFMVSSSLKDRLESAKIHTEIYGSDHCPVELVLK from the coding sequence ATGAAATTTATTTCGTGGAACGTTAATGGTATAAGAGCTTGTATGACAAAAGGGTTTATGGATTTTTTCAAGGAAGTAGACGCAGATATATTTTGTCTTCAAGAAACAAAACTTCAAGCTGGTCAAATAGAGATGGACTTAGAAGGTTATCATCAATATTGGAACTATGCTGAGAAAAAAGGTTATTCAGGAACAGCGATTTTTACAAAAAAAGAGCCAATCAGTGTGGCTTATGGTCTTGGAATAGAGGAACACGACAAAGAGGGAAGAGTAATAACTTTAGAGTTTGATGATTTTTATTTTATAACAGTTTATACTCCAAACTCTCAAACAGAGTTAGCTAGACTTTCATACAGAATGACTTGGGAAGATGATTTTAAAAAATATCTAAAAAAATTAGAAGAGAAAAAACCAGTTATATTCTGTGGAGATTTAAACGTGGCTCACAAAGAGATAGACTTAAAAAATCCTAAGACAAATAGAAAAAATGCAGGATTTACAGATGAAGAGAGAGCTAAATTTACTGAGCTTGTAAATGATGGATTTATAGATACTTTCCGTTATTTCTATCCAGAGATGGAGGGGATCTATTCGTGGTGGTCTTATAGATTCAAAGCTAGAGAGAAAAATGCAGGGTGGAGAATAGACTATTTTATGGTATCTAGTTCTTTAAAAGATAGACTAGAAAGTGCTAAAATCCATACTGAAATCTATGGTTCAGATCATTGTCCAGTGGAGCTTGTTTTAAAATAA